A single window of Treponema denticola ATCC 35405 DNA harbors:
- a CDS encoding cell division protein ZapB, translating into MLNLDQVRLLENKVERAVQMIKSLHTEKDALKKEIEARDRRISELEKLIIVFKDDQSKIEEGIINALNQLSAFEDASYTKKHETRPSASEFETAAPVSAGSKPEPFSTPSTKTSSQQAPAADPVSEEPVSSNLQKDLDDVLGQSSDASKQMDIF; encoded by the coding sequence ATGCTCAATCTCGATCAGGTAAGGCTCCTTGAAAACAAGGTAGAAAGGGCTGTACAGATGATAAAAAGCCTTCATACCGAAAAAGATGCTCTAAAAAAGGAAATTGAAGCTAGAGATAGACGAATTTCCGAGTTGGAGAAGCTTATAATAGTTTTTAAGGATGACCAATCTAAGATCGAGGAAGGAATAATCAACGCACTTAACCAATTAAGTGCGTTTGAGGATGCCTCTTATACAAAAAAACACGAAACGAGGCCTTCGGCCTCTGAATTTGAAACCGCAGCCCCTGTTTCAGCCGGATCTAAACCGGAGCCTTTTTCTACGCCTTCTACTAAAACCTCTTCACAACAAGCTCCCGCTGCAGATCCTGTTTCGGAAGAACCCGTTTCTAGTAATCTTCAAAAAGACCTTGATGATGTACTGGGACAATCCTCCGATGCAAGTAAACAGATGGATATATTTTAG
- the zapA gene encoding cell division protein ZapA encodes MSKGQLNIDVLGTSFAIQANETDEYLSRIYNHYLNVLDQVKQTSKVSDPLKLAILTGILVTDELYKEEFSGQNSQELIQKACDMEKSAMRMIEKINEVI; translated from the coding sequence ATGAGCAAAGGACAATTAAATATCGACGTATTGGGAACTTCCTTTGCCATTCAAGCCAATGAAACCGATGAATATCTAAGCCGAATTTACAATCACTATCTAAATGTTTTAGATCAAGTGAAGCAAACTTCTAAGGTTTCCGATCCTTTAAAACTTGCCATTCTTACAGGTATTTTGGTTACCGATGAGCTATACAAGGAAGAATTTTCAGGGCAAAATTCACAAGAGCTTATCCAAAAGGCTTGTGACATGGAAAAATCCGCTATGAGGATGATCGAAAAAATCAATGAGGTAATATGA
- the rplT gene encoding 50S ribosomal protein L20 translates to MSRSTSSDRRITRRKAILKQAKGFRGRRGTNFKAARDAVRKALLHSYVGRKDKKSDMRQIWITRINAAVRAEGITYSRFIAGMNKAGIQLNRKALSNMAIEDPTAFKAVVEASKKALGV, encoded by the coding sequence ATGTCAAGATCAACAAGTAGTGATAGAAGAATTACAAGAAGAAAAGCTATATTAAAGCAAGCCAAGGGCTTTAGAGGCCGCCGCGGTACCAACTTTAAGGCTGCCCGCGATGCAGTTCGAAAGGCCTTGCTTCACAGCTATGTAGGACGAAAAGATAAAAAAAGCGATATGAGGCAGATATGGATTACCCGTATCAATGCAGCCGTTAGAGCTGAGGGTATTACCTATTCACGCTTTATTGCCGGAATGAACAAGGCCGGAATCCAATTAAACAGAAAGGCCCTTTCAAACATGGCTATCGAAGATCCTACCGCTTTTAAGGCTGTAGTGGAAGCTTCAAAAAAGGCCTTAGGAGTCTGA
- the rpmI gene encoding 50S ribosomal protein L35, whose amino-acid sequence MPKMKSKRAAKKRFSITASGKVKYKQMNKGHIMTKKSQKRVRRLKKSAILSEADSMKMRKQLLPYG is encoded by the coding sequence ATGCCTAAGATGAAGAGTAAAAGAGCTGCTAAAAAAAGATTTTCTATTACTGCAAGCGGTAAGGTAAAATACAAGCAGATGAACAAGGGTCATATTATGACTAAAAAATCTCAAAAACGGGTACGCCGTCTTAAGAAATCGGCCATTCTTTCAGAGGCTGACAGCATGAAGATGCGCAAGCAGCTATTACCCTACGGTTAA
- a CDS encoding YaiI/YqxD family protein — protein sequence MKIWVDADSCPVRIRQITAKAGERLKLPVIFAANREIPVPKGASMVVTENTEQAADLYITENSVEGDLAITRDIPLAKLLVDKGLYVINDRGTIFTRDNINTYLSARNFMYELQANGLAPEKTNSFGKKEIQKFSNLLDSLLAKALKQRHLDSRF from the coding sequence ATGAAAATCTGGGTAGATGCCGACTCGTGCCCTGTAAGAATAAGACAAATTACGGCCAAGGCCGGAGAACGTCTAAAACTGCCTGTAATCTTTGCGGCAAACAGGGAAATACCCGTACCTAAGGGTGCAAGCATGGTTGTTACCGAAAACACGGAGCAGGCTGCCGACCTATATATAACCGAAAACTCGGTTGAGGGCGATTTGGCTATAACTAGGGATATTCCCTTGGCAAAGCTTTTGGTAGATAAGGGGCTTTATGTGATAAATGACAGGGGGACGATTTTTACCCGCGACAACATAAATACCTATCTATCTGCAAGGAATTTTATGTATGAGCTGCAGGCCAACGGCCTCGCTCCCGAAAAAACAAACTCTTTCGGCAAAAAAGAGATTCAAAAATTTTCAAATCTTTTGGACAGCCTTTTAGCTAAGGCCTTAAAACAAAGGCATCTTGATTCAAGGTTTTAA
- the infC gene encoding translation initiation factor IF-3 codes for MNPKFYYIAPIGKGAEGESLAEVKGLRINDQIRVREVRLIGVNGEQAGIVPTIEAVKMAAEAGLDLVEVAPTAKPPVCKIIDYGKYRFQMEKKLRDSKKNQKQQMMREIRMQPKIHDHDLEFKSSHIKKFLDGGDKVKVTVRFWGRELAHTELGYEVLNKVLEKLGGEEACTLEKKPAMEGRTMSMTLSPKQKK; via the coding sequence ATGAACCCTAAATTTTATTATATCGCACCGATAGGAAAGGGTGCAGAAGGAGAATCGTTGGCTGAAGTAAAAGGTTTGCGGATAAATGATCAAATCCGCGTGAGAGAGGTTAGGTTAATCGGGGTTAATGGAGAACAAGCGGGTATTGTTCCCACTATTGAGGCTGTAAAAATGGCCGCAGAAGCCGGACTTGACCTTGTTGAAGTTGCACCTACCGCGAAGCCTCCGGTTTGCAAAATAATAGATTACGGTAAATATCGATTTCAAATGGAGAAAAAGCTCCGTGACTCCAAGAAAAATCAAAAGCAGCAGATGATGAGAGAAATCAGAATGCAGCCTAAGATACACGACCATGATCTTGAGTTTAAATCCTCGCATATTAAAAAATTTCTTGACGGCGGCGATAAAGTAAAGGTAACCGTGCGTTTTTGGGGACGCGAACTTGCTCATACTGAGCTCGGTTATGAAGTTTTAAACAAGGTTTTGGAAAAACTGGGGGGTGAAGAAGCCTGTACCCTCGAGAAAAAACCTGCTATGGAAGGACGGACAATGTCTATGACATTGAGTCCAAAACAAAAAAAATAA